A genomic window from Zalophus californianus isolate mZalCal1 chromosome 13, mZalCal1.pri.v2, whole genome shotgun sequence includes:
- the FXN gene encoding frataxin, mitochondrial isoform X3: MTRPALPSSGSIQQSCVTSGDLEPLRGLASFSSLSLHRLDQIVNVKKQSVCLMNMRTVGTLGDPGFLDETTYERLAEKTLDSLAEFFEDLADKPYTFEDYDVSFGSGVLTVKLGGDLGTYVINKQTPNKQIWLSSPSSGPKRYDWTGKNWVYAHDGMSLHELLATELTKALKTKLDLSSLAYSGKGA, from the exons ATGACCCGGCCTGCGCTCCCAAGTTCCGGCTCGATTCAGcagagctgtgtgacctcgggggATCTGGAACCTCTCCGAGGCCTGGCTTCCTTTTCG AGTCTGAGCCTCCACCGCCTTGATCAGATCGTGAATGTCAAAAAGCAGAGCGTCTGTTTGATGAATATGAGGACAGTGGGAACTTTGGGCGACCCTGG CTTTCTGGATGAGACGACCTATGAAAGACTGGCGGAGAAGACACTGGACTCCTTAGCAGAGTTTTTCGAAGACCTCGCAGACAAACCTTACACATTCGAAGACTATGATGTCTCGTTCGGG AGTGGTGTTTTAACAGTTAAACTGGGTGGAGATCTAGGAACCTACGTGATCAACAAGCAGACCCCAAACAAGCAGATCTGGTTATCTTCACCCTCCAG CGGGCCCAAGCGCTATGACTGGACAGGGAAGAACTGGGTGTACGCGCATGACGGCATGTCCCTCCACGAGCTGCTGGCCACGGAGCTGACTAAAGCCTTAAAAACCAAACTGGACTTATCTTCTCTGGCCTATTCCGGAAAAGGCGCTTGA
- the FXN gene encoding frataxin, mitochondrial isoform X1, with protein MWTLGRRAAAGLLPRSVPPGSAPAGAGAQGQTRNAPLYSCRGLRVGTGATRVPSHASLSLHRLDQIVNVKKQSVCLMNMRTVGTLGDPGFLDETTYERLAEKTLDSLAEFFEDLADKPYTFEDYDVSFGSGVLTVKLGGDLGTYVINKQTPNKQIWLSSPSSGPKRYDWTGKNWVYAHDGMSLHELLATELTKALKTKLDLSSLAYSGKGA; from the exons ATGTGGACGCTTGGGCGCCGCGCGGCTGCCGGCCTCCTGCCCCGCTCGGTGCCCCCGGGCTCAGCTCCGGCAGGCGccggagcccagggccagacgagGAACGCCCCGCTCTACAGCTGCCGGGGCCTGCGCGTCGGGACCGGAGCGACCCGCGTACCCAGCCACGCC AGTCTGAGCCTCCACCGCCTTGATCAGATCGTGAATGTCAAAAAGCAGAGCGTCTGTTTGATGAATATGAGGACAGTGGGAACTTTGGGCGACCCTGG CTTTCTGGATGAGACGACCTATGAAAGACTGGCGGAGAAGACACTGGACTCCTTAGCAGAGTTTTTCGAAGACCTCGCAGACAAACCTTACACATTCGAAGACTATGATGTCTCGTTCGGG AGTGGTGTTTTAACAGTTAAACTGGGTGGAGATCTAGGAACCTACGTGATCAACAAGCAGACCCCAAACAAGCAGATCTGGTTATCTTCACCCTCCAG CGGGCCCAAGCGCTATGACTGGACAGGGAAGAACTGGGTGTACGCGCATGACGGCATGTCCCTCCACGAGCTGCTGGCCACGGAGCTGACTAAAGCCTTAAAAACCAAACTGGACTTATCTTCTCTGGCCTATTCCGGAAAAGGCGCTTGA
- the FXN gene encoding frataxin, mitochondrial isoform X2 yields MWTLGRRAAAGLLPRSVPPGSAPAGAGAQGQTRNAPLYSCRGLRVGTGATRVPSHASLSLHRLDQIVNVKKQSVCLMNMRTVGTLGDPGFLDETTYERLAEKTLDSLAEFFEDLADKPYTFEDYDVSFGSGVLTVKLGGDLGTYVINKQTPNKQIWLSSPSRTWPGIALPFKKPLLMLQPRNELHFVFKAG; encoded by the exons ATGTGGACGCTTGGGCGCCGCGCGGCTGCCGGCCTCCTGCCCCGCTCGGTGCCCCCGGGCTCAGCTCCGGCAGGCGccggagcccagggccagacgagGAACGCCCCGCTCTACAGCTGCCGGGGCCTGCGCGTCGGGACCGGAGCGACCCGCGTACCCAGCCACGCC AGTCTGAGCCTCCACCGCCTTGATCAGATCGTGAATGTCAAAAAGCAGAGCGTCTGTTTGATGAATATGAGGACAGTGGGAACTTTGGGCGACCCTGG CTTTCTGGATGAGACGACCTATGAAAGACTGGCGGAGAAGACACTGGACTCCTTAGCAGAGTTTTTCGAAGACCTCGCAGACAAACCTTACACATTCGAAGACTATGATGTCTCGTTCGGG AGTGGTGTTTTAACAGTTAAACTGGGTGGAGATCTAGGAACCTACGTGATCAACAAGCAGACCCCAAACAAGCAGATCTGGTTATCTTCACCCTCCAG AACCTGGCCTGGCATTGCCCTGCCTTTTAAAAAGCCACTTTTGATGCTGCAGCCTCGGAACGAGTTGCACTTTGTCTTCAAAGCAGGTTGA